Proteins co-encoded in one Chroicocephalus ridibundus chromosome 6, bChrRid1.1, whole genome shotgun sequence genomic window:
- the FRMPD2 gene encoding FERM and PDZ domain-containing protein 2 isoform X7 → MLLGPPAEPEKASISFSNENLNSQEQPLLHQHEKHLEETNCGAQQNTPDSPECKDFIIKIDLEKAENGSLGFALVGGRNGRAIVIKAISPDSIADLDGRLQVGDILLKVNETFVSGLPRQTVIELLRKARGTVQLTVCRSVSLHWAYSGNQSNSISSPTNTKAEPDSAAGSLQAQPVFTFKEEESSNQMCTKDPDSTHNFPPQGRLAGQDYKDIISNVSDRSQKYGECEGCRRESQQSESDSWNYEDDDMPHRISVLPRSRTFASGDELTRLINFKPSLTGVGARTGITGLIQGLQLRIENQEVLKEFMALEHVKPIDDCRTGKAPENRDKNRYRDILPYDKTRVPLGEKNGYINASYIRMEVGEEEHFYIITQGPLPSTTADFWQMVWESESDVIAMMTKEVELGQVKCHQYWPEPPHDSVDLANFHLRLDSYQILEYFIIRTIEMINKQTEEKRIISHLQFTTWPDHNTPKMAEQLVKFICYMRKAHSTGPIVAHCSTGIGRSGVLLCVEVLLSYIEKDLCFNIKQIVRDLRDQRFGMIQTKDEYLFCYEVVLEVLQNLQAMDSY, encoded by the exons ATGCTTTTAGGGCCACCTGCTGAGCCAGAGAAAgccagtatttctttttcaaatgagaaCCTGAATTCCCAAGAACAGCCTCTGCTGCATCAACATG AGAAACATTTGGAAGAAACAAACTGTGGTGCTCAGCAAAACACTCCCGATTCTCCAGAATGTAAA GACTTCATTATTAAGATTgatctggaaaaagcagaaaatggaagCCTAGGATTTGCACTGGTAGGTGGAAGAAATGGCAGGGCTATCGTAATAAAAGCCATCAGCCCAGACAGCATCGCAGATCTAGATGGGAGGCTGCAAGTTGGTGACATCCTACTTAAG GTGAATGAGACTTTTGTGTCTGGTCTACCACGCCAAACGGTTATAGAGTTGCTGCGCAAGGCTCGAGGCACCGTTCAACTCACTGTCTGCCGAAGCGTGTCTCTGCATTGGGCTTATTCAGGCAATCAGAGCAACAGCATATCTTCCCCCACCAACACAAAAGCGGAGCCAG ATAGTGCTGCAGGAAGCCTGCAAGCTCAGCCTGTTTTCACTTTCAAGGAAGAAGAATCATCCAACCAGATGTGCACCAAG GATCCAGACAGTACACACAATTTCCCTCCACAAGGTCGGCTGGCTGGacaagactataaggatataatCAGTAATGTTTCAGACAG GTCACAGAAATATGGAGAATGTGAAGGCTGCAGAAGAGAGAGTCAGCAGTCTGAGTCAGACAGCTGGAACTATGAAGATGATGATATGCCCCACAGGATTTCTGTTCTACCTAGAA GCAGAACCTTTGCTTCTGGAGATGAACTGACTCGGTTAATTAACTTTAAACCATCACTGACTGGAGTAGGTGCAAGGACTGGCATCACAGGTCTTATTCAAGGCCTTCAGTTGCGGATTGAGAATCAAGAGGTGTTAAAGGAGTTTATG GCTTTAGAACACGTGAAACCAATAGATGACTGCAGAACTGGCAAAGCACCAGAAAATCGGGATAAAAACAGATACCGAGATATTCTTCCAT ATGACAAGACACGAGTTCCTCTGGGAGAAAAGAATGGCTACATTAACGCAAGTTACATTAGAATGGAAGTTGGAGAAGAGGAACATTTCTATATTATAACGCAAGGGCCTCTGCCATCCACTACGGCTGATTTCTGGCAAATGGTCTGGGAGAGTGAATCAGATGTGATTGCCATGATGACAAAAGAAGTGGAGCTAGGGCAAGTCAAATGTCATCAATACTGGCCTGAACCTCCCCATGACTCCGTAGACCTGGCTAATTTCCATCTCAGGCTAGACAGTTACCAGATTCTGGAATACTTCATAATTAGAACAATAGAAATGATCAACAAGCAG ACAGAAGAGAAGCGCATTATAAGTCATTTGCAGTTTACTACTTGGCCAGACCACAATACACCCAAAATGGCTGAGCAGCTTGTAAAATTTATTTGCTACATGAGAAAAGCTCACAGCACAGGACCTATTGTTGCTCATTGCAGCACTGGCATTGGAAGAAGTGGAGTTTTGTTGTGTGTTGAAGTTCTGCTCAGCTATATAGAAAAAGATTTATGT TTCAACATCAAGCAGATAGTGAGAGATTTGAGAGATCAGCGTTTTGGCATGATCCAAACTAAG
- the FRMPD2 gene encoding FERM and PDZ domain-containing protein 2 isoform X6: MSKSKPQGPPAEPEKASISFSNENLNSQEQPLLHQHEKHLEETNCGAQQNTPDSPECKDFIIKIDLEKAENGSLGFALVGGRNGRAIVIKAISPDSIADLDGRLQVGDILLKVNETFVSGLPRQTVIELLRKARGTVQLTVCRSVSLHWAYSGNQSNSISSPTNTKAEPDSAAGSLQAQPVFTFKEEESSNQMCTKDPDSTHNFPPQGRLAGQDYKDIISNVSDRSQKYGECEGCRRESQQSESDSWNYEDDDMPHRISVLPRSRTFASGDELTRLINFKPSLTGVGARTGITGLIQGLQLRIENQEVLKEFMALEHVKPIDDCRTGKAPENRDKNRYRDILPYDKTRVPLGEKNGYINASYIRMEVGEEEHFYIITQGPLPSTTADFWQMVWESESDVIAMMTKEVELGQVKCHQYWPEPPHDSVDLANFHLRLDSYQILEYFIIRTIEMINKQTEEKRIISHLQFTTWPDHNTPKMAEQLVKFICYMRKAHSTGPIVAHCSTGIGRSGVLLCVEVLLSYIEKDLCFNIKQIVRDLRDQRFGMIQTKDEYLFCYEVVLEVLQNLQAMDSY, encoded by the exons ATGTCCAAATCAAAGCCACAAG GGCCACCTGCTGAGCCAGAGAAAgccagtatttctttttcaaatgagaaCCTGAATTCCCAAGAACAGCCTCTGCTGCATCAACATG AGAAACATTTGGAAGAAACAAACTGTGGTGCTCAGCAAAACACTCCCGATTCTCCAGAATGTAAA GACTTCATTATTAAGATTgatctggaaaaagcagaaaatggaagCCTAGGATTTGCACTGGTAGGTGGAAGAAATGGCAGGGCTATCGTAATAAAAGCCATCAGCCCAGACAGCATCGCAGATCTAGATGGGAGGCTGCAAGTTGGTGACATCCTACTTAAG GTGAATGAGACTTTTGTGTCTGGTCTACCACGCCAAACGGTTATAGAGTTGCTGCGCAAGGCTCGAGGCACCGTTCAACTCACTGTCTGCCGAAGCGTGTCTCTGCATTGGGCTTATTCAGGCAATCAGAGCAACAGCATATCTTCCCCCACCAACACAAAAGCGGAGCCAG ATAGTGCTGCAGGAAGCCTGCAAGCTCAGCCTGTTTTCACTTTCAAGGAAGAAGAATCATCCAACCAGATGTGCACCAAG GATCCAGACAGTACACACAATTTCCCTCCACAAGGTCGGCTGGCTGGacaagactataaggatataatCAGTAATGTTTCAGACAG GTCACAGAAATATGGAGAATGTGAAGGCTGCAGAAGAGAGAGTCAGCAGTCTGAGTCAGACAGCTGGAACTATGAAGATGATGATATGCCCCACAGGATTTCTGTTCTACCTAGAA GCAGAACCTTTGCTTCTGGAGATGAACTGACTCGGTTAATTAACTTTAAACCATCACTGACTGGAGTAGGTGCAAGGACTGGCATCACAGGTCTTATTCAAGGCCTTCAGTTGCGGATTGAGAATCAAGAGGTGTTAAAGGAGTTTATG GCTTTAGAACACGTGAAACCAATAGATGACTGCAGAACTGGCAAAGCACCAGAAAATCGGGATAAAAACAGATACCGAGATATTCTTCCAT ATGACAAGACACGAGTTCCTCTGGGAGAAAAGAATGGCTACATTAACGCAAGTTACATTAGAATGGAAGTTGGAGAAGAGGAACATTTCTATATTATAACGCAAGGGCCTCTGCCATCCACTACGGCTGATTTCTGGCAAATGGTCTGGGAGAGTGAATCAGATGTGATTGCCATGATGACAAAAGAAGTGGAGCTAGGGCAAGTCAAATGTCATCAATACTGGCCTGAACCTCCCCATGACTCCGTAGACCTGGCTAATTTCCATCTCAGGCTAGACAGTTACCAGATTCTGGAATACTTCATAATTAGAACAATAGAAATGATCAACAAGCAG ACAGAAGAGAAGCGCATTATAAGTCATTTGCAGTTTACTACTTGGCCAGACCACAATACACCCAAAATGGCTGAGCAGCTTGTAAAATTTATTTGCTACATGAGAAAAGCTCACAGCACAGGACCTATTGTTGCTCATTGCAGCACTGGCATTGGAAGAAGTGGAGTTTTGTTGTGTGTTGAAGTTCTGCTCAGCTATATAGAAAAAGATTTATGT TTCAACATCAAGCAGATAGTGAGAGATTTGAGAGATCAGCGTTTTGGCATGATCCAAACTAAG